In the Ursus arctos isolate Adak ecotype North America unplaced genomic scaffold, UrsArc2.0 scaffold_19, whole genome shotgun sequence genome, one interval contains:
- the PDP2 gene encoding pyruvate dehydrogenase [acetyl-transferring]-phosphatase 2, mitochondrial — translation MSNTLPFWILKNSARNSIATLQGGRRLYSRCASNRNKSRWRLFSQVPGTGKSSVPCSFFALQKAYRHTSTEEDDFQLQLSPQQVNEVLRAGESAHKILDLVSGVPNSVLRFESNQLAANSPVEDRRGIASCLQTNGLMFGIFDGHGGHACAQAVSERLFYYVAVSLMSQQTLEQMEGAMESMKPLLPILHWFKHPGDSIYKDVTSVHLDHLRVYWQELLDLHMEMGLNIKEALMHSFQRLDSDISLEVQAPLEDEMTRNLSLQVAFSGATACMAHVDGVHLHVANAGDCRAILGVQEDNGMWSSLPLTCDHNAWNPAELSRLKREHPESEDRTVIVDHRLLGVLMPCRAFGDVQLKWSRELQHSVLERGCDTEALNVYQLSPPHYYTPPYLTAKPEVTYHRLRPQDKFLVLASDGLWDVLGNEEVVRLVVEHLAEAGRHKPDLAQRPANLGLMQSLLLQRKAQGLGAADQSAATRLIRHAIGTNEYGEMEPERLTAMLTLPEDLARMYRDDITVTVVYFNSDSIDAYYKGAERLPYGQG, via the coding sequence ATGTCAAATACTTTGCCCTTCTGGATCTTAAAAAATTCTGCAAGGAACAGCATTGCCACGTTACAGGGGGGCAGACGTTTATATTCAAGGTGTGCCTCAAATAGAAATAAATCAAGATGGAGACTCTTTTCCCAGGTACCAGGCACCGGAAAAAGCAGTGTCCCGTGCAGTTTCTTTGCTCTGCAGAAAGCCTACAGACACACATCAACAGAGGAAGATGATTTTCAATTGCAGCTCAGCCCTCAGCAGGTAAATGAAGTGCTGCGAGCCGGTGAGTCGGCCCACAAGATTCTTGACCTCGTCAGTGGCGTCCCAAATTCGGTGTTACGGTTTGAGAGCAACCAGCTGGCTGCCAATTCCCCAGTGGAAGACCGGCGAGGTATCGCCTCCTGCCTGCAGACCAACGGGCTGATGTTTGGCATCTTTGACGGACACGGTGGCCATGCATGTGCTCAAGCAGTGAGCGAGAGGCTCTTCTACTACGTGGCCGTGTCCCTGATGTCCCAGCAGACCCTGGAGCAGATGGAGGGAGCCATGGAAAGCATGAAGCCCCTGCTGCCCATCCTGCATTGGTTCAAGCACCCAGGGGACAGTATCTACAAGGATGTCACGTCAGTGCACCTCGATCACCTCCGCGTCTACTGGCAGGAGCTCCTTGATCTGCACATGGAAATGGGACTCAACATTAAGGAAGCATTAATGCACTCCTTCCAGAGACTGGATTCTGACATCTCTCTGGAagtccaggcgcccctggaagatgAGATGACAAGGAACCTTTCACTCCAGGTCGCCTTCTCTGGGGCAACAGCTTGCATGGCCCATGTGGATGGAGTTCACTTGCATGTGGCAAACGCTGGTGACTGTCGGGCCATCCTTGGGGTCCAGGAGGACAATGGCATGTGGTCTTCTCTACCCCTCACCTGCGACCACAATGCCTGGAACCCGGCTGAGCTGTCACGGCTGAAGAGGGAGCACCCTGAATCAGAGGACAGGACGGTCATTGTGGACCACAGGCTGCTGGGCGTCCTCATGCCCTGCAGGGCCTTCGGGGACGTCCAGCTGAAGTGGAGTAGAGAGCTGCAGCACAGTGTCCTGGAGAGGGGCTGCGACACCGAGGCCCTCAACGTTTACCAGCTCAGCCCCCCGCACTACTATACTCCACCCTACCTGACTGCCAAGCCCGAGGTCACCTACCATCGGCTGAGGCCCCAGGATAAGTTCCTTGTGCTGGCCTCGGATGGCCTGTGGGATGTGCTAGGCAACGAGGAAGTGGTGAGGCTGGTGGTGGAGCACCTGGCCGAAGCGGGTCGGCACAAGCCGGACCTGGCCCAGAGACCTGCCAACCTGGGGCTCATGCAGAGCCTGCTGCTGCAGAGGAAGGCCCAGGGGCTCGGCGCAGCCGACCAGAGCGCGGCCACGCGTCTCATCCGACACGCCATAGGGACCAATGAGTACGGGGAGATGGAGCCGGAGCGGCTAACTGCGATGCTGACGTTGCCAGAGGACTTGGCGAGGATGTACAGGGATGACATCACTGTCACGGTGGTGTATTTTAACTCAGACTCAATAGACGCGTATTACAAGGGGGCCGAGAGGCTCCCATATGGCCAAGGTTAA